CCATGAGTTTGGCGCGGCTGGCCTTCTTGGGGCCGAGGAGGGCGCTGGCAAGTACGGCGACGATGCCGATGCCGAGCGCGACGAGCAGCATGATGACGAAGTTGGCGTATTCGATGGTCGGTCTCCTTTCTGCGTCTGCGCCGCGTTCCACTCCACACTGCTCGTGAAAAACGGCACTAGGTTCTGGAAAAAAAGAGAAATCCTGAAACGAACTGCACTTCTGAACTGTTGGTACACCCTGTTTTATCACGGTTCACACGACATGCAGGCACAAACAGCCAACCCCGCCCCCGTCAGGGACAGGTATGGTCATCCCACATGCCCGCACCCCGACCGACCGCCGAGCAGGCCGCCCTCGCAGAACTCCGCTCACCGACCTGCGCCACCACCACACAGTTCTTCGCCCCGCACGTTCTCGAACACGCCGACGGCGAACCGCTCGTCCACGGCGTCCTGATGGACGGTGACGTGCATCAGGTGCACTTCAGGCCGCAGAGCGAGGACTATTTCCTCGTGATCATTGTGCTGGACACGCCGGACGGCTGGAAGGTCCTGGGTGCGCGAGCTTCAGCACGCGCGCGGGTAGCGTTGTCCATCGTCAGCGAGACCCTGCTGGCCGAAGACATCACCCGCACCACGGGCCTGGAACCCACGGACGCCTACAGTGTCGGAGACGCCTGGGCACGACCCGGACGCCACCCATCACGCCGGACGTTCACCCGCTGGACCCTCTGCCCCGAAGGTGACCGACCCGGTGAGTTCGAGGACAAACTGACCCGACTGCTGGACCTGACGCAGGAGGCCGCGCCGCGCATCCGGGCGCTGGGGGACGCCTGCGACATCAACGTCACGGTCGGGTACTGCGGCTACGCGGAACAGATGTGGGGCGCGCCGATCGGGCGGGAAGACCTCAGCCGACTGGCGGCGCTCGGCGCGGGCCTGGACATCGACCTGTACGCCAGCGGTCCAGCCCTGGCCGGGGTGCCCTGATACGGATTCCGTCTGTTTCGCTGACAACCCGGAAGGGCGCCGGGTTGCCAACTCCACGCCCGGAACCCGTTTCTCTCCTTCTCGCATCCGCTCGGATTGAAGGGCCTTTGCAGCCCCTTCAATCGGAGTCCGTATGAGCGGCCGCCTTCCCGATGACACCAGCCCGATGACACCAGCCCGGTTACACCAGTTCCACGAAGTCGTCGTCCTCGTTGTCTTCCAGGGACGGCAGCGTGAAGATGAACGTCGCGCCCTTGCCCCGCTCGGATTCCACGCGGATGGACCCGCCGTGTTCCTCGACGGCCAGTTTGCAGAACGCCAGCCCCATGCCGGTATCGAAACGGCCGTGCAGGGTCAGGCGGGACTGCTCGAACGCCGCAAACAGGTTGGGGATGTCCTCTTCGGGGATGCCCTCGCCGTCGTCGCGGACCACGATCTGCACGCCGTCCGGCAGGCCCCGGACCATCAGGGTGATCACGCCGCCGGTCGTGGTGTGTTTCAGGGCGTTGCTGATCAGGTTCGCCAGCACCCGCCGCAGGATTTCCGGGTCGGCGCTCGCGGGGCTCAGGTCCGCTTCGATCTCGACCCGTACGTGCCGGTCGCGCAGGCCGCTGCCCACGTCGCCGCGCGCCTGCTCGATCACCTCGCGGAACATGGGCGTGAACATCAGTTCGCGTTTCAGGTTCATCTTTCCGGCCTGGATCTTGCGGACGTCCAGCATGTTCGCCGCGAGGTGCAGCAGGTGCTGCGTCTCGTCGTGCGCGACTTTCAGCAGTTCGCGGTTGTCCTCGGGAACGCGCGGGTCGTCCTGCACGATCTCGATCAGGCCCATGACGGCCGCGATGGGGTTCTTCAGGTCGTGGACGAGCATGTGCACCAGCTGGTCGCGCACGCGCTCCTCGTGTTCCCAGGTGTCCATGCGGCGTTGCAGGCTCGCCACGCGCGTCAGGGATTCGCGGTGCTGCTGCGCGCGGCCCAGCATGGTCCGCACCTGCAGGGCGAGCGCCTCGGGGGGCGTGCCGTCGCTGATCAGGGCGTCCGCGCCGGCGGCCAGCATCTCGCCCAGGCCCTGCGTGCCGACCGCCAGCCACTGCGTGCCGCTCAGTTCGGCGCGCTGGCGCAGCATGGGCAGCACCTGATGCAGCGGCACGCCGGGCGTGCTGGTGTACAGCAGCGCCACGTCCGGCACCGTCACGTGCGACTCGCGCAGCAGCGTCTCGGCGTCCGCGATGTGATGCACGTCCGCTCGCGCCAGCAGCGGCCGCAGTTGCAGGGCGCGGCCCGGATCTGCGGCGACGACGAACACGTTCAGGGTCTCTGTAGTCGTCATGAAGTTCCCCGAGTGTACCGCGCGCCTCCGGCTCCCGGCGCGGCAGAAACTACAGAGGCCGGTACGGAAGCGTCCCCCGCGCCGCGCAGGGCTGGGGGACGACGGGGGGCGCGGGAAGGATCAGCCCTTGACGGACCCGGCCAGCAGGCCGCGCACGAAGTAACGGCCCAGCAGGATGTACACCAGCAGGGTGGGCAGCGCCGCCAGGATCGCGCCGGCCATCGGCAGGTTCCAGCTGACGGCCTGCCCGCCCGCCAGTTGCGACAGGGCGTACGTGACCGGCTGGCTGGTGGTGTTCGTCAGGGTGGCGGCGAACAGGAACTCGTTCCAGACCTGCGTGAACTGCCAGATGATCACGACCACGAAACCGGGGATGCTGATCGGGAAGATCACGAGGCGGTAGATGGCCCAGAAGCCCGCGCCGTCGATGGTGGCCGCCTCGACGAGCGCGTCGGGCACGTCGGCGTAGAAGTTGCGGAAGATCAGGGTCGTGATCGGAATGCCGTACACGACGTGCGCCAGGATCAGTCCCCAGATGCTGCCGTACAGGCCGAGTTCCTTGATGAACTGGAACAGCGGGATCAGCACCGCCTGGTACGGAATGAACATCCCGAACAGCATCAGCGCGAACAGGGTGTTGGCGCCCCGGAACTTCCACTTGCTCAGGGCGTAGCCGTTCAGGCTGCCCAGCATGGCGCTCAGCAGCGTGGCGACCACGGCCAGGAACAGGCTGTTGAGCATGTTCCCGCCGATCTTGCCCCACGCTTCACTGAAGCTCGCCCAGTTCAGCGCGGCCGGCCAGTGCCAGGTGGTGGCGAGGTTGATCGCGTCCGGGCTTTTCAGGGCGGTGGCGAACAGCAGGTACACCGGCACCAGGAAGAACAGCGCCGCGACGACCAGCAGCGCGTACATGAGGACCCGGCCCGGCTGGACGGGACGGCGGGGCGTGATGGGCGCGGCAGCGGCGGCCTTGGCGGGTGTGGCGGTCATGCGTGACCCTCCTCGGAGCGGAACTGGGACGAGAGGTACGGCACGATCACGAACGCCACAAGGATCAGCAGGATGGTGCCGATGGCGGCGCCCAGCGCGAACTGGTTCTGCCGGAAGCTGGTCAGGTACATGTTCAGCGCCGGGACGCTGGTCGAGATGTTGTCCGGGCCGGCCATGGCGTACACCAGGTCGAAGATCTTGAGGCTGATGTGGCCCAGCACGATCATGGCCGACAGGCTGATGGGTGCCAGCAGCGGGAAGATCACGTGCCGGTACAGGCTCAGGTCGCTGGCGCCGTCGACCTTGGCGGCCTCGCGCAGTTCCTCGGGAATGCCGCGCAGGCCCGCGAGGTACAGGGCCATGGTGTAGCCGCTCATCTGCCACACGGCCGCGATGATGATGCCGATCAGCGCGAGGTTGAAGCCGTGCAGTTCCGGGGCGGGCAGCATCTTCACGTTCGGGCCGATCAGCAGCGCCCAGCCCAGCAGCAGCGCGGCGCAGGCGCCC
The DNA window shown above is from Deinococcus sp. LM3 and carries:
- a CDS encoding carbohydrate ABC transporter permease, which translates into the protein MTATPAKAAAAAPITPRRPVQPGRVLMYALLVVAALFFLVPVYLLFATALKSPDAINLATTWHWPAALNWASFSEAWGKIGGNMLNSLFLAVVATLLSAMLGSLNGYALSKWKFRGANTLFALMLFGMFIPYQAVLIPLFQFIKELGLYGSIWGLILAHVVYGIPITTLIFRNFYADVPDALVEAATIDGAGFWAIYRLVIFPISIPGFVVVIIWQFTQVWNEFLFAATLTNTTSQPVTYALSQLAGGQAVSWNLPMAGAILAALPTLLVYILLGRYFVRGLLAGSVKG
- a CDS encoding DUF4279 domain-containing protein; protein product: MPAPRPTAEQAALAELRSPTCATTTQFFAPHVLEHADGEPLVHGVLMDGDVHQVHFRPQSEDYFLVIIVLDTPDGWKVLGARASARARVALSIVSETLLAEDITRTTGLEPTDAYSVGDAWARPGRHPSRRTFTRWTLCPEGDRPGEFEDKLTRLLDLTQEAAPRIRALGDACDINVTVGYCGYAEQMWGAPIGREDLSRLAALGAGLDIDLYASGPALAGVP
- a CDS encoding HAMP domain-containing sensor histidine kinase codes for the protein MTTTETLNVFVVAADPGRALQLRPLLARADVHHIADAETLLRESHVTVPDVALLYTSTPGVPLHQVLPMLRQRAELSGTQWLAVGTQGLGEMLAAGADALISDGTPPEALALQVRTMLGRAQQHRESLTRVASLQRRMDTWEHEERVRDQLVHMLVHDLKNPIAAVMGLIEIVQDDPRVPEDNRELLKVAHDETQHLLHLAANMLDVRKIQAGKMNLKRELMFTPMFREVIEQARGDVGSGLRDRHVRVEIEADLSPASADPEILRRVLANLISNALKHTTTGGVITLMVRGLPDGVQIVVRDDGEGIPEEDIPNLFAAFEQSRLTLHGRFDTGMGLAFCKLAVEEHGGSIRVESERGKGATFIFTLPSLEDNEDDDFVELV